The Planococcus halocryophilus nucleotide sequence TGAATTGTGCGGAAGAAATTTTTCTTCCCGCAGGCATCATCGAAGAGGGCAAAATTGTCGACGCGGAAGCGCTGGCCTCGGAACTCGGTAAGGCTGTCAATCAGTGGGGTCTCTCTAAGAAGTCAGTCCGCTTCCTCGCCCCTGACGAATTCGTTATTATCCGCAAAGTACCATACCCCGAAGATGTTGAAGCTGATGAATTGAAAGGCCATTTCTTCATTGAAATCGGTTCGACGCTTTACCTGCCCTTTGAAGATCCCGTCTTTGATGTGGTGCCGTACCATCCGGAAGAAGAACAGCCGGAAGCGATCATCATCGCCTCTAAAGAATCGATCATGCAGTCCTACGAGGACGTTTTTGACGAGGTAAAATTAAAAGCGGTCGTAGCTGACATCACGCCGCTCGCCCTATATCGCTTGGGCTATCTGCAGCATGATTTCCAGGATGACGAGCACATCATGCTCATCGACCTGCAGTCGAAAAAGATGACCGTCTCGATATTCCATGAACATTTTCCGATGTTCATGCGACCGGTCGATCTGGAAGTCGAAGATCCAGACGCGGCAGACCGTACCGCCGTGATGGAGACGATTGAAATCGAAGCCGAAAAACTGGCGAACTTTTACCGCTACAATATGAACAGCGGGGAAATCGGCATTACGAAAATCATCTGCAACGGTGAATTTTACGACTGGCAGACCTTCCAGCAAAGCCTGGAAACACGCTTCCAAATTCCGGTCCTGCCGCTTGTCATCGATGTTATTCCGTGCGGCGACGAAAAAGATGTTTCAAGACGCTTTAACCGGGCCATCGGTCTTGCGCTGAAAGAGGTGTAAAGTTTTATGTTGGTCGATATTAACCTGTTACCGCAAAAAGAACGGGACCGTCCCGCTTTTCTCATTGCGGCGATTTCAATTTTACTGACGGCTGTTATCATCTGGGCGGTTTTGGCGTTTCTGGCCGGCTCCCATGAAAAGGAACAAGCGGTCCTTGCCGCGCAATCCGTGCAGGTCGCTACTGAACAAGAAGCCATCCGCACTCGATTAGAAGCAGCGCAAGGCATGAATGAAGAACAGCAATTAAAAGCCACCGTCGACTGGGCAGAGGGCTATCAATTCGATACCGTTCCGTTATTGAAAGAACTGGTATCCATCCTGCCGGCACGAGGCTTTTTTGACAGCTTTTCCTATACCGGCCTGGACCAGGCAATCTTGTCGGTCCAGTTCGATACCGCACGCGAAGCCGCTTATTATTTGGCTCAGCTAAAAACATCTGAACTGATCGAGTCAGCAACGCTCGACAGTGTGGCACAAAACGAAATTGATACTACTGAAACTGAAGAAGGCGTTGTTGTCCAAGAAGCCGTTATCCAGGAAATGCCCCGCTATATTGCGACATATACAATCATCTTTGTCGATGAGCGCATTCCGACAGACGATAGCGCAGTTCCTGTAGAAGGCGAAGCAGTAACCGAAGCGCCTGCAGAAGAAGCTGTTGAACAACCGGCGGAAGATGTGAAAGTGGACGTTGAAGTCAACACCGAAACCAGAGCACCTGCCGAAACAGTCGAACCGGCTGAAACCGCTCCAGCAGAAACAGGAGGGGATGGCCAATGAGCAGCTTATCGAAAAGCCAGAAAGAAAAAGGGTTGATTGTGTTAGCCATCATCTTCCTGTTGGCGCTCGCAGCGTATTCGTATTTCTCCCTGTATGCACCAGCAAAAGAAGCACGGCTTCAAGCTGAACAGATGTTGAGTTCTGAACGTGACGTTTTGATCGGGTTACAGACACAGCTGAAGGAATTACCGGAAGGCGAAAAGATCAGCACCAGCGATTTGCAGCAGAAAGTTTCCGTTGAATCCTTGACCGAGCAGATTGTCCTGCAGATCGAACAGGCAGAATTGATTTCGGATACACTGGTCGACAATATCGGCATTACCGAAGGCCTCGTTGAAATGCCGGTGCCGGTTGAAGGGCTTGAGAACCTTCAGGAAGTGCTGACGACCGTCACCATCAAAGCCGATGACTACCAGGAGATCACCACTTTCATCACAGAAGTCGAAGCGATGGAGCGCATCATGATCGTCGAAGCCATTGATTTTGGATCTAACGAAGAAGTCACCGCAGCCGACCAAGTGGCTGAAGCAATCGATGTCAACGTCACTTTTTCTGCTTACTTTCGTCCGGATCTGATTGCATTAGTCGACACATTGCCAAAAGTCGATGCTCCGGCACCGGCAGGCAAAAACAATCCTTTGCCGCAAAACAATGGCTTGGCTCTTGCTGAAGAGGAAGATTTTGAAGAAGCCGCAGATGTCGATGTAACCGTTGAAGTCAATGTCGATGAAAACGTATCAGCATCTGAAGACGAATGAATGATGGAGAGAAATCATTGTGATTTCTCTCTTTTTGGTAGAGTTGGGTGAACGGGCTCTTTTTGGAGAAGGTTTAGACCGTCCGGCAAATAAAATAATGTATTCTGCAAACAAACTAGATTATTCCGCAAACAAAAGCTCTGTTGATCGCATTTCGCCTGCGCAATACATGGATTTAGTCTTCGGTTGGCCTCTTGGAAGCGTCCGCCTTATGCAAGTTCTTCAACCACCAAAAAATTTAAGCGAAGAGGGTTTCTATGGTA carries:
- the pilM gene encoding type IV pilus biogenesis protein PilM, translating into MALSFLSRKARVVTITIEEDAIRHVDLKSSLPIELNCAEEIFLPAGIIEEGKIVDAEALASELGKAVNQWGLSKKSVRFLAPDEFVIIRKVPYPEDVEADELKGHFFIEIGSTLYLPFEDPVFDVVPYHPEEEQPEAIIIASKESIMQSYEDVFDEVKLKAVVADITPLALYRLGYLQHDFQDDEHIMLIDLQSKKMTVSIFHEHFPMFMRPVDLEVEDPDAADRTAVMETIEIEAEKLANFYRYNMNSGEIGITKIICNGEFYDWQTFQQSLETRFQIPVLPLVIDVIPCGDEKDVSRRFNRAIGLALKEV
- a CDS encoding fimbrial assembly protein, encoding MQVATEQEAIRTRLEAAQGMNEEQQLKATVDWAEGYQFDTVPLLKELVSILPARGFFDSFSYTGLDQAILSVQFDTAREAAYYLAQLKTSELIESATLDSVAQNEIDTTETEEGVVVQEAVIQEMPRYIATYTIIFVDERIPTDDSAVPVEGEAVTEAPAEEAVEQPAEDVKVDVEVNTETRAPAETVEPAETAPAETGGDGQ
- a CDS encoding pilus assembly protein PilO; translation: MSSLSKSQKEKGLIVLAIIFLLALAAYSYFSLYAPAKEARLQAEQMLSSERDVLIGLQTQLKELPEGEKISTSDLQQKVSVESLTEQIVLQIEQAELISDTLVDNIGITEGLVEMPVPVEGLENLQEVLTTVTIKADDYQEITTFITEVEAMERIMIVEAIDFGSNEEVTAADQVAEAIDVNVTFSAYFRPDLIALVDTLPKVDAPAPAGKNNPLPQNNGLALAEEEDFEEAADVDVTVEVNVDENVSASEDE